In one Komagataeibacter sp. FNDCR2 genomic region, the following are encoded:
- a CDS encoding cytochrome c — protein MWWTKWGWLAGLLLALLVTGTAYAADDGLLARGAYMAHVADCGACHTAPGGAPFAGGVAFHLPMGTLYAPNITPDAQTGIGQYSEAAFTRAVRQGIRRDGATLYPAMPYPSYARMTDEDLHALYAYFMQGVKPVAHRVAQTGMTWPFSMRWPLVLWRRLYAPDPAEAQRQMRERTFPDPLVARGSYLVEGPGHCGACHTPRAVTMQEKALTALDGTPYLSGGAPVDGWRPVSLRGDNRTGLGRWNEQDIVRFLATGRMPLGAAFGGMTDAIAHGTQHLTPMDQLAIARFLKTLSPQTPAAQGWQYDPAATAALRAGDVSARGARQYVDSCAACHRTDGRGYPTTFPPLAGNPVVMDPTPDSLIRIVLAGNILRATRQTPSAFVMPGFATRMDNGAVADTVTFIRAAWGNNAPAVTAEDVDKIRRTLSSEHPPLSLPMN, from the coding sequence ATGTGGTGGACAAAATGGGGCTGGCTCGCGGGCCTGCTGCTGGCGCTTCTGGTCACGGGCACGGCGTATGCGGCGGATGACGGCCTGCTCGCGCGGGGCGCGTATATGGCCCATGTGGCGGATTGCGGGGCCTGTCATACCGCGCCGGGTGGCGCGCCCTTTGCCGGGGGGGTGGCGTTTCACCTGCCCATGGGCACGCTGTACGCACCCAACATCACCCCCGATGCCCAGACCGGCATAGGACAGTATTCGGAGGCCGCGTTCACCCGCGCCGTCCGGCAGGGCATCCGGCGTGATGGCGCTACGCTGTATCCCGCCATGCCCTATCCATCCTACGCGCGCATGACGGATGAGGATCTGCATGCGCTTTACGCCTATTTCATGCAGGGGGTGAAGCCGGTAGCCCACCGCGTGGCGCAGACCGGCATGACATGGCCGTTTTCCATGCGCTGGCCGCTGGTTCTGTGGCGCAGGCTGTACGCGCCCGACCCGGCCGAGGCACAGCGCCAGATGCGTGAGCGCACGTTCCCCGACCCACTCGTGGCCCGTGGCAGCTATCTGGTCGAAGGGCCGGGACATTGCGGTGCCTGCCATACCCCGCGCGCCGTGACCATGCAGGAAAAGGCGCTGACGGCACTGGACGGGACGCCGTACCTGTCCGGTGGCGCGCCGGTTGATGGCTGGCGGCCCGTCAGCCTGCGTGGGGATAACCGCACCGGGCTGGGGCGGTGGAACGAGCAGGATATCGTGCGCTTCCTGGCCACCGGGCGCATGCCGCTTGGCGCGGCCTTCGGCGGCATGACCGACGCCATCGCCCATGGCACCCAGCACCTGACGCCCATGGACCAACTGGCGATCGCCCGCTTCCTGAAAACGCTTTCACCCCAGACCCCGGCGGCGCAAGGGTGGCAGTACGACCCCGCTGCCACAGCGGCCCTGCGCGCGGGCGATGTGTCCGCCCGTGGCGCGCGGCAGTATGTGGACAGTTGCGCCGCCTGCCACCGGACGGACGGGCGCGGGTATCCCACCACCTTCCCGCCGCTGGCGGGCAATCCGGTGGTCATGGATCCCACGCCGGATTCGCTTATCCGTATCGTGCTGGCGGGAAATATCCTGCGGGCGACACGCCAGACGCCTTCCGCCTTCGTCATGCCCGGATTCGCCACGCGCATGGATAATGGCGCGGTGGCGGATACCGTAACCTTCATCCGCGCGGCATGGGGTAACAACGCGCCCGCCGTAACGGCGGAAGACGTGGACAAAATCCGCCGCACGCTTTCATCAGAGCATCCGCCCCTCTCACTGCCCATGAACTGA
- a CDS encoding GMC family oxidoreductase, translated as MSGDARRLSPVDVVIVGGGWAGSIMAKEMTEAGRSVVMLERGPDRSTAAEGAYPTSLDELEGNFRYRLFQDLSKNTVTIRNNSQQTALPYRRMAAFLPGEGVGGAGLHWSGVHFRIPPDDLRLRSRVIEKYGRAFIPEGMNLQDYGVTYEELEPFFDKAEKVFGTSGEAYKVNGQVVGAGNVFSPSRSDHFPLPALKDVYTAHLFRKAAQAVGFHPYSLPAANASQQYVNPYGVQMGPCNFCGYCSGYACYMYSKASPNVNILPVLRRHPLFELRPDSHVLKVELDADGRRATGVTYLDAAGRECTQPAEMVILAAFQFHNVRLMLLSGIGRPYDPVRNEGVVGRNFVYQNVTTSTVWLDRAVEANQFVGAGGGGVAFDDFNSENFDHGPLGFVGGSPVWVNQAGVKAIAAAHAGGPPGTPRWGSAWKAGVIDTYRHSLRIDAHGANMAYRDVYLDLDPTWKDTYGQPLLRMTFDWKDNDIRMNRYVVDRIGDVAKAMDARQVNLVRREFGSPFDTRQYQTTHLGGGAVMGEDPGTSALNRYMQSWDVHNVFVIGANAFPQGTGYNPTGMVAALAYWAAHHIRATYLAHPGPLAG; from the coding sequence ATGAGCGGGGACGCACGCAGGCTCAGCCCGGTTGACGTGGTGATCGTGGGTGGCGGCTGGGCCGGGTCCATCATGGCCAAGGAAATGACGGAGGCCGGGCGTTCGGTTGTCATGCTGGAGCGCGGGCCGGACCGCAGTACGGCGGCGGAGGGCGCTTATCCCACCTCCCTTGATGAACTGGAGGGCAATTTCCGCTACCGGCTGTTTCAGGATCTGTCCAAGAATACGGTCACGATCCGCAATAACAGCCAGCAGACGGCCCTGCCTTACCGGCGTATGGCGGCCTTCCTGCCTGGTGAGGGCGTGGGCGGCGCGGGGCTGCACTGGTCCGGCGTGCATTTCCGCATCCCGCCCGATGACCTGCGCCTGCGTTCGCGCGTGATCGAGAAATACGGTCGTGCCTTCATCCCGGAGGGGATGAACCTTCAGGATTACGGCGTCACGTACGAGGAACTCGAACCCTTTTTCGACAAGGCGGAGAAGGTATTCGGCACATCGGGCGAGGCCTATAAGGTCAATGGGCAGGTCGTGGGCGCGGGAAATGTCTTTTCGCCCTCGCGCTCGGACCATTTTCCGCTGCCCGCGCTGAAGGATGTCTATACCGCCCACCTGTTCCGCAAGGCGGCGCAGGCCGTGGGCTTCCACCCCTATTCCCTGCCAGCCGCCAATGCTTCGCAGCAATATGTCAATCCGTATGGCGTGCAGATGGGGCCGTGCAATTTCTGCGGTTATTGCAGCGGGTATGCCTGTTACATGTATTCCAAGGCATCGCCCAATGTGAACATCCTGCCGGTGCTGCGGCGGCACCCCCTGTTCGAACTGCGCCCCGACAGCCATGTGCTGAAGGTGGAACTCGATGCCGATGGGCGGCGCGCAACCGGCGTGACCTATCTCGACGCCGCGGGCAGGGAATGCACCCAGCCCGCGGAAATGGTCATTCTGGCCGCGTTCCAGTTCCATAACGTGCGGCTCATGCTGCTGTCCGGCATTGGCAGGCCGTATGATCCCGTCCGTAACGAAGGGGTGGTGGGGCGTAATTTCGTCTACCAGAACGTGACGACCAGCACGGTCTGGCTCGACCGCGCGGTCGAGGCCAACCAGTTTGTCGGCGCGGGCGGCGGCGGCGTGGCGTTTGATGATTTCAACAGCGAGAACTTCGACCACGGGCCGCTCGGCTTCGTGGGGGGCTCGCCGGTATGGGTCAATCAGGCCGGGGTCAAGGCCATAGCCGCCGCCCATGCCGGTGGGCCACCCGGCACCCCGCGCTGGGGCAGCGCATGGAAGGCCGGGGTGATCGACACCTACCGTCATTCCCTGCGCATCGATGCCCATGGGGCCAACATGGCCTATCGGGATGTGTACCTCGATCTCGACCCGACATGGAAGGATACTTACGGCCAGCCCCTGCTGCGCATGACATTCGACTGGAAAGACAACGACATCCGCATGAACCGCTATGTCGTGGACCGGATCGGGGATGTGGCGAAAGCCATGGATGCGCGCCAGGTCAACCTTGTCCGGCGTGAATTCGGCAGCCCGTTCGATACGCGGCAGTACCAGACAACCCATCTGGGTGGCGGCGCGGTCATGGGCGAAGACCCGGGCACCAGCGCGCTCAACCGTTACATGCAGTCATGGGATGTGCATAATGTGTTCGTGATCGGGGCGAACGCCTTTCCGCAGGGAACGGGCTACAACCCGACCGGCATGGTCGCGGCGCTGGCCTACTGGGCCGCGCATCATATCCGCGCCACCTATCTCGCCCATCCCGGCCCACTGGCGGGGTAA